A single region of the Kiritimatiellia bacterium genome encodes:
- a CDS encoding prepilin-type N-terminal cleavage/methylation domain-containing protein: protein MKNKLTGGFTLIELVVVIVILGILMAVAIPKYIDVTDKAKRSADRAQLAALRTVTHLLFASNIISGTQIEYTVGTATNSGYWPSESNIWGHVQKSNAWQYYTTTVSYAQSSGVWLVSGMTNE from the coding sequence ATGAAAAACAAATTAACCGGCGGTTTTACATTAATTGAGCTGGTGGTCGTGATTGTGATCCTCGGCATATTGATGGCCGTCGCCATCCCGAAATATATTGATGTCACGGACAAGGCCAAACGTTCGGCCGACCGCGCACAACTCGCGGCGTTGCGCACTGTCACGCATTTGTTGTTTGCCAGCAATATCATAAGCGGCACTCAAATTGAATATACGGTAGGAACGGCTACCAACTCCGGTTATTGGCCGTCCGAAAGCAATATTTGGGGGCATGTGCAGAAAAGCAACGCCTGGCAATACTATACCACCACCGTCAGTTATGCCCAATCCAGCGGCGTGTGGTTGGTATCCGGCATGACCAACGAATAA